A window from Bacteroidota bacterium encodes these proteins:
- a CDS encoding ABC transporter ATP-binding protein, whose amino-acid sequence MNRSFCLYWSCLTQNYSHTKKFITQFHNSRKSDLSLLYLVVMEEATLKKSSRIARVRKNLKHAMSLAWAASPKLLIRFSLLGMFNAIMPPVSVYLGAVLVNKIAEAKIHPLTFNDVLPIVIGLWITFIVQRAVGSYMGYGRNLYVRRVELEAERRLLTKASKVDLGHFDNSDWHDRLARAKRDVNWRPGDLTWSILGLSGNIVTIILMSGLLASLHYLLVVLALGASILTLVLESRVTTRLYKYYYKETPEERERQYLGDLLVQPRNTKEVRAYVLSDYLLGRHKKLSDDLFKQRQLMNRLGSRMSLVSGLITGTILALAYVFVASRGIKGTMNPGDVVLVIGAFTSVSGTLGQISSTFVAVDQHTTFLEDYFSFLKIDHLVPVPENPVSIPDAPIEGIEFDNITFTYPGGTEPSVHELSLRIRKGELIALVGENGAGKSTLIKLLLRFYDTQQGSVRVSGIDVKDMNPESLRNRIGVLFQDYATYELSVRENVLMGRPNGVSNDGQVIKALQDSRSEWLVNKMPKGLDSKVGRLFEGGHDLSGGEWQRLALARIMYRNADIWILDEPTSSLDPEAEAAIFAELKENLKGRIGIVISHRFSTVRIADRIAVIDDGKVTELGTHDELLAAGNRYAQLFELQASGYR is encoded by the coding sequence ATGAACAGGAGCTTCTGTCTGTACTGGAGTTGCTTAACTCAAAATTACAGCCACACTAAAAAATTCATAACCCAGTTTCATAACTCACGTAAATCTGATTTATCTCTTTTGTATCTTGTAGTGATGGAAGAAGCTACTCTGAAAAAGTCAAGCCGTATTGCAAGGGTGAGAAAAAACCTGAAGCATGCTATGTCACTTGCATGGGCCGCATCACCTAAATTACTTATTCGGTTTTCATTACTTGGAATGTTCAATGCCATCATGCCTCCTGTATCTGTGTATTTAGGAGCTGTACTTGTCAATAAAATTGCTGAAGCAAAAATACATCCACTGACATTTAATGATGTGCTTCCAATCGTCATTGGTTTATGGATCACATTTATTGTTCAACGGGCAGTAGGCTCTTATATGGGTTATGGCAGAAATTTATATGTACGCCGTGTTGAATTAGAAGCAGAACGTCGTTTACTTACAAAAGCATCAAAGGTTGATCTTGGGCACTTCGATAATTCTGACTGGCATGATCGCCTGGCCCGTGCCAAACGTGATGTAAACTGGAGACCCGGCGATCTTACATGGTCAATACTGGGTCTCTCGGGAAATATTGTGACTATAATATTAATGTCTGGCCTGCTGGCAAGCTTGCATTATTTATTAGTAGTGCTTGCATTGGGAGCATCAATTCTTACGTTGGTATTGGAAAGCCGTGTGACCACAAGGCTTTATAAATATTATTATAAAGAAACGCCGGAAGAAAGAGAACGTCAGTATCTCGGCGATTTGTTGGTACAACCACGCAATACAAAAGAAGTAAGAGCTTATGTATTGTCAGATTATTTACTCGGAAGACATAAAAAATTATCCGATGATCTTTTTAAACAGCGACAACTCATGAACCGGCTTGGAAGCCGAATGTCTTTGGTAAGCGGTCTTATTACAGGAACTATCCTTGCGCTGGCATATGTATTTGTTGCCAGCAGGGGAATAAAAGGAACCATGAATCCCGGTGATGTTGTTTTAGTTATCGGCGCTTTTACATCTGTATCTGGAACACTGGGACAAATATCCAGCACATTTGTGGCGGTTGATCAGCACACTACTTTTCTCGAAGATTATTTTTCATTTCTCAAGATTGACCATCTTGTGCCGGTACCGGAAAACCCTGTTTCTATTCCAGATGCACCTATTGAAGGAATTGAATTTGATAATATCACGTTTACTTATCCGGGGGGAACAGAACCTTCGGTGCATGAATTGAGTTTACGTATACGTAAAGGAGAACTGATAGCATTAGTGGGTGAGAATGGTGCCGGCAAATCAACACTCATCAAATTATTACTTCGCTTTTATGATACACAACAGGGATCAGTAAGAGTAAGCGGCATTGATGTAAAAGACATGAATCCTGAAAGTTTGCGAAACAGGATCGGTGTATTGTTCCAGGATTATGCAACTTATGAATTGTCTGTTCGTGAAAATGTATTGATGGGAAGACCCAATGGTGTAAGTAATGATGGACAGGTGATCAAAGCCTTACAGGATTCTCGCAGCGAATGGTTGGTAAATAAAATGCCGAAAGGACTGGATTCAAAAGTAGGACGCCTCTTTGAAGGCGGTCATGATCTGTCTGGCGGTGAATGGCAACGATTAGCATTGGCAAGGATCATGTATCGCAATGCTGATATCTGGATATTAGACGAGCCAACTTCATCGCTTGATCCCGAAGCTGAAGCCGCCATCTTTGCTGAGCTAAAAGAAAATCTCAAAGGAAGAATTGGAATAGTTATCTCACATCGTTTCTCTACTGTTCGTATTGCCGACCGCATTGCAGTAATTGATGATGGAAAAGTAACTGAACTCGGTACACATGATGAATTACTCGCAGCAGGTAATCGTTATGCTCAACTATTCGAGTTACAGGCAAGTGGTTACAGATAA
- a CDS encoding potassium/proton antiporter — translation MNMSPENILLIGSLLLLVSIVAGKTSSRFGVPTLILFLIVGVLAGSEGIGGIYFDNPRIAQFIGIVALNFILFSGGLDTNWQVIKPVVWRGISLSTIGVFITALTVGIFAYYILNFSLLEGLLLGSIVSATDAAAVFSILRTRGVKLKGKVGAVLEFESGSNDPMAYFLTITLTGIIASGEFDGWRFLLLFVQGFLIGGVVGYIMGRFSHWLINNIKLDSDGLYPVLVLGLAMFTYSATHVIGGNGFLAIYLSALVLGNRDFIHKRSLVRFYDGQAWLMQIVLFLTLGMLVFPSRVIPIIGTGLLIAGFLVFIARPIGVFISLAFAKTSIRSKLFISWVGLRGGVPIVFATYPMIAGLDKAGMIFNLVFFISITSVLLQGTTLPLVAKWLRVTEPPEEPKKVPAIPVNSEIKVITLNNESAVIGKKIVDLHFPLSVNIISIKRNGKYMLPTGADNLQSGDRLLLLSDNEQELLSVLELLNSKLQPH, via the coding sequence ATGAACATGTCGCCGGAAAATATATTATTGATTGGCTCATTACTTTTACTGGTCAGTATTGTGGCAGGTAAAACATCGAGCCGTTTCGGCGTGCCCACCCTCATTTTGTTTTTGATCGTTGGTGTTCTTGCTGGTTCTGAGGGTATTGGTGGGATTTATTTTGATAATCCCCGTATCGCCCAGTTTATCGGGATCGTAGCCTTGAACTTTATTTTATTTTCCGGCGGACTCGATACCAATTGGCAAGTCATCAAGCCTGTTGTATGGCGTGGAATTTCACTTTCAACGATTGGTGTTTTTATTACTGCACTAACCGTTGGCATATTCGCTTATTATATTCTCAATTTTAGCTTGCTGGAAGGATTGCTATTAGGTTCTATCGTTTCTGCTACTGACGCTGCAGCTGTATTTTCTATTTTACGTACACGTGGAGTAAAATTAAAAGGAAAGGTTGGCGCTGTACTTGAATTTGAAAGCGGCAGTAACGATCCGATGGCTTATTTTCTTACGATCACATTAACAGGTATTATTGCAAGCGGCGAATTTGATGGCTGGCGTTTTCTTTTGCTTTTTGTACAAGGCTTCCTGATTGGCGGAGTAGTGGGTTATATTATGGGCCGGTTCAGTCATTGGCTTATTAATAATATAAAACTGGATAGCGACGGACTTTATCCAGTGCTTGTTCTTGGATTGGCAATGTTTACTTATTCCGCTACACATGTTATCGGAGGTAATGGGTTTTTAGCGATCTATCTTTCTGCACTGGTATTGGGCAACCGTGATTTTATTCATAAAAGAAGTCTTGTAAGGTTTTATGATGGCCAGGCATGGCTGATGCAAATCGTTTTATTTCTTACACTCGGTATGTTGGTTTTTCCTTCAAGAGTTATTCCTATTATCGGAACGGGTTTATTGATCGCCGGCTTCTTAGTTTTTATAGCAAGGCCAATCGGTGTCTTTATAAGCTTGGCTTTTGCCAAAACAAGTATCCGCAGTAAACTATTTATTTCATGGGTGGGCTTGCGGGGTGGCGTACCAATTGTGTTTGCAACTTATCCAATGATTGCTGGGTTGGACAAAGCAGGTATGATCTTTAACCTTGTCTTTTTCATTTCTATTACTTCAGTTTTATTACAGGGCACCACATTACCGTTGGTAGCAAAATGGCTGCGTGTTACAGAGCCACCTGAAGAGCCTAAAAAAGTTCCGGCTATACCCGTTAACAGCGAAATAAAAGTGATAACACTTAACAACGAATCCGCTGTTATTGGTAAAAAAATTGTCGATCTGCACTTTCCTCTTTCTGTAAATATTATATCCATTAAAAGAAACGGCAAGTATATGCTGCCGACCGGGGCCGATAATCTTCAATCGGGTGACAGGCTTCTCCTTTTATCCGACAATGAACAGGAGCTTCTGTCTGTACTGGAGTTGCTTAACTCAAAATTACAGCCACACTAA
- a CDS encoding thioredoxin family protein, whose amino-acid sequence MARVNSTMVSLGTKAPDFNLPDTVSGKKISVNEVKGATATVVMFICNHCPFVMHVNDELVRLGNDYKNKGIGFVAISANDIVMHPHDAPDKMKETALRLQYPFPYCYDETQETAKAYDAACTPDFFIYDKNLQLVYRGQLDDSRPGNEIPVTGRDIRHALDCLINDQPVPEFQRPSIGCNVKWK is encoded by the coding sequence ATGGCAAGAGTAAATTCAACGATGGTATCGTTGGGCACAAAAGCCCCCGATTTTAATCTTCCTGATACAGTATCAGGAAAAAAAATTTCAGTAAATGAAGTAAAAGGAGCTACCGCAACTGTGGTAATGTTTATTTGTAATCATTGTCCTTTTGTTATGCATGTAAATGACGAGCTGGTAAGATTGGGCAATGATTATAAAAATAAAGGGATTGGATTTGTGGCGATCAGTGCTAATGATATTGTAATGCATCCTCATGATGCGCCGGATAAAATGAAAGAAACTGCCCTGCGTTTACAATACCCTTTTCCATATTGTTATGATGAAACACAGGAAACAGCGAAAGCTTATGATGCAGCCTGCACACCTGATTTTTTTATTTATGATAAAAATTTGCAGCTTGTTTACCGCGGACAACTCGATGACTCAAGACCCGGCAATGAAATACCTGTAACCGGAAGAGATATCCGTCATGCTTTGGATTGTTTGATCAACGACCAGCCTGTTCCGGAATTTCAACGGCCGAGTATCGGCTGTAATGTGAAATGGAAGTAA
- a CDS encoding M20 family metallopeptidase — protein sequence MKKLINTLILCSIFFTGYAQPLSKTEQQLLKNIETDYTATLESLKQSVNINSGTFNIEGVKKVGQLYAKELEALGFTIEWITLPDSLKRAGHLVAYRKGKKGKKLFLIGHLDTVFEPDMPKNPFAMLNDSNATGQGINDMKGGDVMVIAALKAMHKLNLLDDVSITIYFTGDEENAGHPRSISRGDFIERAKQHDIALAFEGASNLNTVATARRGASEWRLEVEAKQAHSSGVFGTAGYGAIYEASRIINEFREKLSKEKYLTFNPGLFVGGSEVNYDTAAQKGDVLGKTNIISPKAVVIGDLRFLSEKQKENARAAMRQIVSKNLPGTKATIRFKDGIPSMPPTPGNEALVKTLNSISLALGYGVVKAGDPGLRGAGDISYIAKYLDCIDGLGASGRGAHAPGEIINLNEYPKLIKRATLLIYRLTR from the coding sequence ATGAAAAAATTGATAAACACATTAATTCTTTGTTCAATCTTTTTTACAGGCTATGCACAGCCGCTTTCTAAAACAGAACAACAATTGCTGAAAAATATTGAAACCGATTATACAGCTACATTGGAATCATTGAAGCAATCAGTAAATATTAATAGCGGCACATTTAATATCGAAGGGGTAAAAAAAGTAGGCCAATTGTATGCGAAAGAACTGGAAGCTTTAGGTTTTACTATTGAATGGATCACATTACCCGATTCGCTAAAAAGGGCGGGACACCTGGTTGCTTACCGAAAAGGAAAGAAAGGGAAAAAACTTTTCCTGATCGGTCATCTTGATACGGTATTCGAACCGGATATGCCGAAGAATCCTTTCGCAATGCTTAATGATAGCAACGCTACCGGACAGGGAATAAATGACATGAAGGGCGGTGATGTAATGGTGATCGCTGCATTAAAAGCAATGCATAAACTAAACCTGCTTGATGATGTTAGCATCACAATTTACTTTACCGGTGATGAAGAGAATGCAGGACATCCAAGAAGTATAAGTCGTGGTGATTTTATTGAAAGGGCTAAACAACATGATATTGCTTTGGCATTTGAAGGAGCAAGCAATTTGAATACCGTTGCAACAGCACGTCGTGGAGCAAGTGAATGGAGACTGGAAGTAGAAGCGAAACAAGCTCATTCATCCGGTGTGTTTGGTACAGCAGGTTATGGTGCTATCTATGAAGCTTCACGTATTATCAACGAATTCAGAGAAAAACTTAGTAAAGAAAAATATCTCACATTTAATCCAGGGTTATTTGTTGGTGGATCGGAAGTGAATTATGATACCGCCGCGCAAAAAGGAGATGTACTTGGCAAAACAAATATTATTTCACCAAAGGCAGTTGTAATTGGCGATCTGCGTTTTCTTTCCGAAAAACAAAAAGAAAATGCAAGAGCCGCTATGCGGCAGATCGTTTCAAAAAATCTTCCAGGGACAAAAGCAACGATCCGGTTTAAAGATGGAATTCCATCAATGCCCCCAACACCGGGGAACGAAGCTTTGGTAAAAACTTTGAACAGTATCAGTCTTGCCTTAGGTTATGGTGTTGTAAAAGCCGGAGATCCGGGCTTAAGAGGAGCCGGTGATATTTCTTATATAGCAAAATATCTTGATTGTATAGATGGACTTGGCGCATCAGGTCGAGGTGCACATGCACCGGGGGAAATAATCAATCTGAACGAATATCCTAAACTCATCAAACGGGCAACATTATTGATTTACCGACTTACCAGGTGA
- a CDS encoding amino acid aminotransferase — translation MVAYLNDQFVENSEAVLHVSDLSMQRGYGIFDFLRTINGTPLFIEDHFNRFYTSAEAMHLPVSKNRKELAAIIDELIKKSGLAEAGIRIMLTGGYSEDSYHPSTPNLLITCNTVKTATSDDFEKGISIITHEYQRELPHIKSINYLMAVWLQPLLKEKQADDVLYYNKESITEFPRSNIFVVTADNKLVTPVHNILKGITRKHILLIAGEVLPVEERNITVDELMQAKEIFSTATSRKILPVLKVNDKIIGNGKPGVTTISLYEKFLEMEKSTHHLVSR, via the coding sequence ATGGTAGCTTATTTAAATGACCAGTTTGTGGAAAATAGTGAAGCAGTTCTGCATGTTTCCGACTTATCCATGCAGCGGGGTTATGGCATTTTTGATTTTTTAAGAACTATAAATGGAACGCCACTGTTTATAGAAGATCATTTTAACCGGTTTTATACTTCAGCAGAAGCAATGCATTTGCCGGTTAGTAAAAACAGGAAAGAACTGGCTGCTATTATTGATGAGCTGATAAAAAAATCAGGGTTGGCAGAAGCTGGTATACGTATCATGCTTACAGGTGGATATTCTGAAGACAGTTATCATCCTTCAACACCTAACCTACTTATTACCTGCAATACGGTGAAGACTGCAACATCTGATGATTTTGAAAAAGGAATTTCAATCATTACACATGAATACCAGCGGGAGCTCCCTCATATAAAAAGCATTAATTATCTGATGGCCGTTTGGTTGCAGCCATTGCTCAAAGAAAAACAAGCTGATGATGTTTTGTATTACAATAAGGAAAGTATCACTGAGTTTCCACGTTCTAATATATTTGTTGTAACAGCAGATAATAAACTGGTGACACCTGTTCATAATATTTTAAAAGGCATTACACGTAAACATATCTTATTAATAGCCGGAGAAGTATTACCTGTTGAAGAAAGAAATATTACAGTTGATGAGTTGATGCAAGCAAAAGAAATTTTTTCAACAGCCACTTCACGAAAAATATTACCAGTGCTGAAAGTAAATGATAAAATTATCGGTAATGGTAAACCTGGAGTAACGACAATAAGTCTTTATGAAAAATTTCTTGAAATGGAAAAATCAACCCATCACCTGGTAAGTCGGTAA
- a CDS encoding GH3 auxin-responsive promoter family protein, giving the protein MASIIDLKLPRAIAAALRIPQNDARRQQLRVLKKLLKKARFTELGQQYHFDDILLSRHAGKRFQELVPIHDYNKIYDDWWKKTLDGVPDVAWPGKIKYYALSSGTSEAASKYIPITKELLRSNTINYIKQFISLFSYENLPRNAMTKGFLMLGGATDLQKGNAGWYAGDLSGILAKKRPFWFQTFYKPGGRIAAIKDWNQKLTEIVEHAKEWDIGYIVGVPAWCQMCMEMVIEHYKVQNIHEIWPNFSFFVHGGVAFEPYKKGFEKLLGKPIIYIENYLASEGFLGYKHRENAKGMQLVLDNNIFFEFVPFDDKNFDSEGKIQENAEAKMIHEVEEGKDYAILMSTNAGAWRYMIGDTVRFVDKEKAEVLITGRTKHFLSLVGEHLSVENMNKAIELVSEEFNISIPEYTVVGFPHESFFAHKWYIACNDVSDTEGIRKRIDENLRALNDDYATERDSALKDVFLEKLPEEKFLKFMEQKGKLGSQHKFPRVMKGKMLEEWNRFLQTGKI; this is encoded by the coding sequence ATGGCATCAATCATTGATCTTAAACTTCCCAGGGCAATAGCTGCCGCACTGCGCATTCCGCAAAATGATGCAAGACGCCAGCAACTGCGAGTGCTGAAGAAATTACTAAAGAAAGCGAGGTTTACAGAATTGGGCCAGCAGTATCATTTTGATGATATCCTGTTGAGCCGTCATGCCGGAAAAAGATTCCAGGAGCTGGTACCTATTCATGACTATAATAAAATTTACGACGATTGGTGGAAGAAGACATTGGATGGAGTGCCTGATGTTGCATGGCCAGGCAAAATAAAATATTATGCACTCAGCAGCGGAACTTCGGAAGCAGCTAGTAAATATATTCCTATTACAAAAGAATTGCTACGCAGCAATACGATCAACTACATCAAACAGTTCATTAGTTTATTCAGTTATGAAAACCTGCCACGCAATGCAATGACAAAAGGGTTTTTGATGCTGGGTGGTGCAACAGATCTGCAAAAAGGAAATGCGGGATGGTATGCCGGAGATTTAAGTGGCATTCTTGCAAAGAAACGTCCATTCTGGTTTCAAACATTTTATAAACCCGGCGGTCGCATTGCTGCCATCAAAGATTGGAACCAGAAGCTGACTGAAATTGTGGAGCATGCAAAAGAATGGGATATTGGTTATATCGTGGGTGTACCCGCATGGTGCCAAATGTGTATGGAGATGGTGATCGAACATTACAAGGTTCAAAACATTCATGAGATATGGCCCAATTTTTCATTTTTTGTTCATGGAGGTGTGGCGTTTGAACCTTATAAAAAAGGGTTTGAAAAATTATTAGGTAAGCCGATCATTTATATTGAGAACTATTTAGCCAGCGAAGGATTTCTTGGTTACAAACATCGGGAGAACGCCAAAGGCATGCAGCTGGTACTTGATAATAATATCTTCTTTGAATTTGTTCCATTTGATGATAAAAACTTTGACAGTGAAGGAAAGATCCAGGAAAATGCAGAAGCAAAAATGATTCATGAGGTTGAAGAAGGAAAAGATTATGCGATACTGATGAGTACCAATGCCGGCGCCTGGCGCTACATGATCGGCGATACGGTACGATTTGTTGATAAAGAAAAAGCCGAAGTACTGATCACTGGTCGTACCAAACATTTTTTAAGTCTTGTTGGCGAGCACCTGAGTGTAGAGAACATGAATAAGGCAATCGAATTGGTGAGTGAAGAGTTTAATATTTCAATTCCAGAATACACCGTTGTCGGCTTTCCGCATGAAAGTTTTTTTGCTCACAAATGGTATATCGCCTGCAATGATGTGAGTGATACGGAAGGTATTCGCAAACGTATTGATGAAAACCTACGGGCATTGAATGATGACTATGCTACTGAACGTGACAGCGCATTAAAAGACGTTTTTCTCGAAAAACTGCCGGAAGAAAAGTTTTTAAAGTTCATGGAACAGAAGGGCAAGCTCGGCAGCCAGCACAAATTTCCTCGGGTAATGAAGGGTAAAATGCTGGAAGAATGGAACCGGTTTCTGCAAACAGGGAAAATTTAA
- the mtgA gene encoding monofunctional biosynthetic peptidoglycan transglycosylase, whose translation MQRLKLIVILCILTAFIIIYFKWLRKKPFIHKIVNTSFRILVYLHAALLVYLLVLKWINPPVTITQLSNLFNGNGLKRDYVNFNSISYNAKLAVIASEDQLFPDHNGFDWNAIKKSITPPKRKKSKKKKIPPGAGASTISQQVAKNVFLWQGKSYFRKGLEAYLTFMIENMWGKKRVLDVYLNCIEMGKGIFGIEAAAHAYFNKPASELSRQEAAMIAACFPNPKIYTVKPVSGFVSYKSRWILNQMNNVEEDEDIQDIIKN comes from the coding sequence ATGCAACGACTGAAACTGATAGTCATTTTGTGTATACTCACAGCATTCATCATTATTTATTTTAAATGGTTACGGAAAAAACCATTTATTCATAAAATTGTAAATACCAGTTTCCGCATTCTAGTGTATTTGCATGCGGCCCTGCTGGTCTATCTCCTTGTGCTTAAATGGATCAATCCGCCGGTTACTATCACACAGCTTAGTAATCTCTTTAATGGAAATGGATTGAAGAGGGATTATGTTAATTTCAATAGCATTTCTTACAATGCGAAGCTCGCTGTTATTGCAAGTGAAGACCAACTATTTCCTGACCATAACGGGTTTGACTGGAATGCAATTAAGAAGAGTATTACACCGCCGAAAAGAAAGAAAAGTAAAAAGAAAAAAATTCCGCCGGGAGCAGGTGCCAGTACCATCAGCCAGCAGGTAGCAAAAAATGTTTTTCTATGGCAAGGAAAATCTTATTTCCGCAAAGGACTTGAGGCGTACCTGACATTTATGATCGAAAATATGTGGGGTAAGAAAAGAGTACTCGATGTATACCTGAACTGTATTGAAATGGGAAAAGGGATTTTTGGCATTGAAGCAGCAGCACATGCTTATTTTAATAAACCCGCAAGCGAACTATCAAGGCAAGAAGCAGCAATGATTGCTGCCTGTTTTCCCAATCCAAAAATTTATACAGTAAAACCTGTTTCCGGGTTTGTATCTTATAAATCCCGCTGGATACTAAACCAGATGAATAATGTAGAAGAAGATGAGGATATACAGGATATAATTAAAAATTAA
- a CDS encoding glycosyltransferase family 39 protein has translation MKLFFRQHQRLLFYAAWIVLGLLQSGLTELQDDEAYYWVYSKYLDTGYFDHPPMIAVLVKMGYAIFPNELGVRLFPLLLNVLSLVIIEKLLNYKNDLLFYAITLSIAALQLAGFIAVPDIPLIFFTALFFFCYKKFAVKQSLSNSLLLAVSIALLFYTKYHAVLIVLFTLLSNIKLFAKPQLYLSGFIALVLFAPHLFWQWEHNWISFRYHLFESNVNTYKFSFTTDYLAGQILIAGPIAGFILLPAAFLYKTRSATEKAMKWTITGIYIFFFLSSFRGKVEANWTSPALVLLIVLSHQYLNEKLNWQKWLLRLLPVTLLLVMCMRVFMIVDILPVKAIQKRYHAWKEWPQQMKQLTKGLPIVFSNSYQRASKYWFYSGQMTYSQNDVAEHRNNYNFWPIEGEMIGKPVYFLDIYRLNRFTDSLKTPIGYVGYRYDSSFISFASYNISTGNRYKAINQNDSLVLYCSNYMNRYHNLYIKKNPGTLYSSTLIFFEQGKIIKTIPFSLQLEKMGTKNPEPFSVYPDLPKGKYHFIISIKVPGYNATHNSENIELIVE, from the coding sequence ATGAAATTATTTTTCCGCCAACATCAACGGCTTCTTTTTTATGCTGCATGGATTGTGTTAGGCCTGCTCCAATCGGGCCTTACGGAGTTGCAGGATGACGAAGCATATTATTGGGTGTATTCAAAATACCTTGATACCGGCTACTTCGATCATCCGCCCATGATCGCTGTGCTGGTGAAAATGGGATATGCAATCTTTCCAAATGAACTTGGGGTTCGATTATTTCCGCTGTTGCTGAATGTGCTGTCGTTAGTGATCATTGAAAAATTGCTGAATTACAAAAATGATCTGCTGTTTTATGCTATTACACTTTCAATTGCAGCATTACAACTTGCAGGTTTTATTGCTGTGCCGGATATCCCGCTGATATTTTTTACTGCTTTATTTTTCTTCTGTTATAAAAAATTTGCAGTGAAACAGTCTTTGAGCAATAGCTTGCTGCTGGCTGTTTCTATAGCATTGCTTTTTTATACAAAATATCATGCTGTTCTCATTGTGTTGTTTACTTTACTTTCCAACATAAAGTTGTTTGCGAAACCACAACTTTATCTTTCTGGCTTTATTGCATTGGTATTATTTGCACCCCATTTGTTCTGGCAATGGGAGCATAACTGGATCAGTTTCCGTTATCATTTATTTGAAAGTAATGTTAACACCTATAAATTTTCATTCACCACAGATTACCTGGCCGGACAAATTTTAATTGCGGGCCCTATTGCTGGTTTCATTTTATTACCTGCTGCTTTTTTATATAAAACAAGATCAGCAACAGAAAAAGCAATGAAGTGGACAATAACAGGGATCTATATTTTCTTCTTTTTGAGTTCTTTTCGTGGAAAAGTGGAAGCTAACTGGACAAGCCCTGCATTAGTCCTGTTGATCGTTTTAAGCCATCAATACTTAAACGAAAAGCTAAACTGGCAGAAATGGTTATTGCGCTTATTACCCGTCACACTTTTATTGGTGATGTGTATGCGGGTTTTTATGATTGTGGATATTTTGCCGGTAAAAGCTATTCAAAAAAGATATCATGCCTGGAAAGAATGGCCCCAGCAGATGAAGCAATTGACGAAAGGTTTACCCATTGTATTCAGTAATTCCTATCAACGGGCATCGAAATATTGGTTTTATAGCGGGCAAATGACCTATTCTCAAAATGATGTAGCAGAACACCGTAACAATTATAATTTCTGGCCGATAGAAGGTGAAATGATAGGGAAGCCTGTTTATTTTCTGGATATTTATCGTTTGAACCGCTTTACAGATTCATTGAAAACACCGATCGGTTATGTAGGATACCGATACGACTCTTCGTTTATCTCATTTGCATCTTATAATATAAGTACTGGTAACAGGTATAAAGCAATAAACCAAAATGATAGTCTTGTTCTTTATTGCAGCAATTATATGAACCGTTATCACAATTTATACATTAAGAAAAATCCAGGTACCCTGTATTCTTCAACTCTTATTTTTTTCGAGCAGGGAAAAATAATTAAGACAATTCCTTTCTCTTTACAACTTGAAAAAATGGGAACAAAAAACCCTGAGCCTTTTTCGGTTTACCCGGATTTGCCAAAGGGCAAATATCATTTCATTATTTCTATCAAAGTTCCTGGCTATAACGCTACCCATAACAGCGAAAATATTGAATTGATAGTTGAATAA
- a CDS encoding ATP-binding protein — MKSTDLKKIVIIGPESTGKSTLCELLAQHYNASWCPEFAREYLLTNGMNYSYSDLLTIAKGQIAMEEEYTQSAVHNQQSLLFIDTDMYVMKVWCEFVFGKCHKWITDRVAERKYDLYLLCNIDLPWVKDELREYPDLETRAKLYTIYKNIMVKQPVPWVDINGNYEERLQKAITAVDTLLKK; from the coding sequence GTGAAATCAACTGATTTAAAAAAGATAGTGATAATTGGACCGGAAAGCACCGGCAAAAGCACTCTGTGTGAGTTGCTTGCACAGCATTATAACGCTTCGTGGTGCCCGGAGTTTGCAAGAGAATACCTGCTAACAAATGGAATGAATTATTCGTATAGTGATTTGCTGACCATTGCGAAAGGGCAGATTGCCATGGAAGAAGAGTATACTCAGTCAGCAGTTCACAATCAGCAATCACTTCTTTTCATAGACACAGATATGTATGTGATGAAAGTATGGTGTGAGTTTGTTTTTGGTAAATGTCATAAATGGATCACCGATCGGGTAGCTGAAAGAAAATATGATCTCTACCTGCTTTGCAATATTGATCTTCCATGGGTAAAAGATGAATTGCGTGAATACCCCGACCTGGAAACAAGGGCAAAACTCTATACTATCTATAAAAATATAATGGTTAAGCAGCCTGTACCGTGGGTTGACATCAATGGGAATTATGAAGAACGTTTGCAAAAAGCAATAACAGCAGTAGATACACTGCTGAAGAAATAA